CAAGGAAATGGAATTTAAAAGACATGGCCAATTGGACATCATCTACAAAAAGACAATACGTGAAAGCAACATCTgatcaaattttaattagacaAACTTAGCCAGCCCATATGTTTGTACATACATGTACGCAAAATATTTGGCTATACCTTTCTATTTAATAaacagaaatatttttatatcttcaaattatgtttatatatatttaatctgtAAGTTGCGTTTGCAGTTTTTACTTCTCAATATGTTCAAAGAATACCAATATGTTGGTATTTTCTTACATGTTCATAATAATTTAGAATGTAAGTATAAACGCAAatgaagtaaaaataaatatatatgtaggtTAGAAAATAGAACCTGGCGGATAAAGCCTTCTAGATTGGAGATTTTTCCGAGAGCGACAGCCATTTGTTGCATACCGTCCATGACGGGAGAGGCGGCGAGAGTATCGATAAGAGATTGCTGAAGTTGTTCGAGGCCTTGCGAGAGAGCCTCCTCCGCTTGTTGCGATGAGTGTTGTAGGCTATATATTCCCATCAGTTGTTGCTCCGTCAATAGATCCATTTGCGACACCAATATcttaaaaacacacacacattaagtccatctctcttttagttttgatttatatagTTTCTCTAGATATGTTTCCATCTTATATTAGTTTATTGTTATGTATTAGTGTTACATTAATGTGAGCGATATGAAAAGAAGACGAACCTTGATGAGGTCAGATGGACGGAAACCGGCCATCCAGATAAAACAGCGTTCGGCAGGGGACATCCATGTACCGATGATGAGGTGGAAAACGTCAGCTTTAGCAGCCACAGCTTTTAATCGCAAAACCTCATCAAAGTGAGCTATGTAACCGTCAACGATCAACCTTAAATCATTGTCAGATAAGTGAGCCTGAAGACCGGTTCGAATCTCCGACATGTGACGGTTATCTTCCTCTAGCCACCTCTCATATTCCATGTCAAACATTGCAGCTCCTACGTACGTACAATATGTTAATAGTCATTAAgcacacatatatataatgaagttgggtccaaacaatattttaataaaataaaatactgcAAATGGTGTTTTAGGTTTCAGTACCGGAAGTGATGTTAGGTCCAGGTGGACCACAGCCACCCATAAACATCCCCTATATCGacataaataatatatggtAAATAAATTAATCAGCACAATAAGGTTATACTATAagactataaattatttaactTTCAAGTGAAACCTGAGATCGAGCTCGCTGGAGTTCTTGCTCTAACTGGGAAAGTTTTATCCTACTTGATTCTAGCTGTTGCACGTAAGCCTGCACAAACCATATATTTTATGCATTTGTTATTTACGTATATCATAATATAACTCAACATTACTAGCTCGATTAAGAAATGTTCTATACTATATTCCTGttaatacacacacacatatatctatatatataaggtaCTAGCTGATGAGGACTAACAGTATATCCAGCTGAGTATATCATTGTAAATATGTGAACTATTATTTTGACAGCAAAATGAATATAtaggaaaaatataattattttaaataaatgataataatattAGTGGGATGTGAAAAGATAGGGATTTGTAATGGTTACCTTTTTCCTAAGACGGCTTTTGCGAGCAGCTTCTCTATTTTGGGCCAAACGCCTCAATGTCTGAGATAATCCCATTTTAAGCACATTTTAAAACGAGAGGTTAACTTAGCTAATTCGGGGAAAATATGACCCAAATATAAAAGGTCACTTGaaagtatatgtatatacaatACACATATGTCTCCTCGGGGGAGACGAACAAACGGGTATGAATTAATGATGATAAACGTTAAAGTACCTTAGCATCAAGAAGTTTGCCTGAAGTCGTAGCCTTCCTCTGCAATGTCAGAGAACAAATAtggaaatagaaataaattcagtGGAAAAATAAACAGAAATGAATTGGGTAAGTTAAGTTGACTCATGtgataaacatttatatatagcAAATCAAAGCAGCTAGCATATATTAGTTTATgtaataaattagaaaatatgtGTAACATCTATATATAACTAGTTATAATTAtggatgaaaaaataaaaataaaagagggGATATTGTTTAATCATTACATAAAggaaaactaaaaagaaaataacactGAGGAAGATTCTGCTTTATTTcacttttggtttttatttatttgtatattcaATTTGTCTTTTTTCAAAGAAGTGAGAGAGGTCAAAAATCTGAATCTCCTCTGATCCGTTTCCTTTTAGGGATCTgtgtttggtttttgttttattggaaGATTTGATAGGACATACACAAATATGAAATGCATGTGCATGCATATATCTAGTATGACATGTAGAGAGAGAATCATATatagtacacatatcaatataTCATGTACATCACATCATGCATGTTACATGACTCGACATGCATATATCTCTTTCCAAACtttgaaattattaaaagtGATGATGATTATGAGTACCTTATCCTCAGTAGATTTTGGAGGACCTGGAGTTCGAGAAGTAGAGGGAAGTCCAGATGTTGAAGCTGAGTTTGCCATGTTGTTATTACGTTGATGCTGAAGCATGAGTTGATGATTCTGTTTGTTACTCATCGGAGACTCCGGCTGTTGACTTTCTGCTTTGCTTGAGAAATTTGCTGATCCTGAATCGGTGCTTTCTCCTTCGGACTTGGAACTCTCCTCCTGCAATGCATATTCAACATAAATGTACTTATGATCGTATAATAAACTCcataattaataaaaagtcAGAAAAGGCATGATTAATACTAAGGAGGATTTGACCTTAAGCGTATATAAATTGACAAATGGGTATGATTCAAATTGCTTCCAGTTTATAAAGTCAGAAGAAAGGAGtaattaacaattttaaaaatcgCTTTCAGTTTTGAGGGAAAAATAATAGATAGTAAGAGGAACAAGTAAGCTGAAACATGTATATAAAAGAGagtaaaatgtaaatataaaagagaataaatataattttttgttttgaaataccgaaaaaggagaaaaaacaagaagaaagggtcaaagaagaagaaagggtaCAGTAGGAAGAGTTTGGTGAGTTCTGATTGGCCATGAAGGGAACATCTCCAGAGTCgtagctcctcctcctcctcctgcaaATAAAGCTGCAAGTTTACCATCATTACATTTACGCATTTACATTTAACATATGCTCTTAATCAAGTAGTATATGATATTAATTATGTGCATGTGTGCGTTTGCTGTAATCTACTGCTAAGAATTAAACACATCATTTATCACGTGGATCTATATATAACATGACACGCTTACCAAATTTAATTACGAATATTTGTCAGCATAAATATATTGTGTGTATATGATATAGAGGAGGTTAGAGAGTTGGTAAaggaattttatttgattttttattttaaaaagaaaaaaaaacgagaagagaaataaataaagaagTCACGCCATCCAAGGCTCTCTTTTGCCTCCGTATCATTCACCAAAACACAAACCTATCTAAAGACTTGTTCAGACTCTCTCTCTCAGctatatcattatttttctttttccagtttcgttttttatgtaaatttagaAAACTTTATTGGAGTTTGTTAAGGAACGCTCACGTCATGCAAAGATTTGAGAGAGGAGGGGCTTACGTGGCTTAGTTTCGTCGTTCCTATACTTAACACCTTGCAGAACAATTGCTTCTTCTAGCTCTCCGAAGTCGAAGCTGGAGGATCCATCTTGGTTactgtttcatttaataattcATTATTCAATTAGCACTACAGAAAGAATATTCAGAATTAAAATTAgcaacaaattatatttatataatattttaaagaacAGTTAAATTATAATAACCATATTCCTAGACGATCGCCTATGATAAAATGTTTACACCAGAATTACAATTACTACACATGTAACCTATTCCGCATGGATCCATTTTTAAGTTCATGCGTTGACCATTTATTCTCATACTTCTAAGAATACGACAATTTGAGGATAAAACAACCCATAGGTAAATTCAGAACTAgttataattaatattgaatattattaagaaaataagacCATTTATGTTTAActatgaaaataagaaaaatgagCTTTATGTATGCATACaaatgtaaataaaagaaaaaaaaaaaaagacttagggGAGATTTTGTTACATGAATCCAGGAGGTGGAGGATTGTTGCTGAGACCATGAAGaagtgaataagaaagatgaTGACTATGGTTATGATTTGTAGCCATCTTCCTGGTTGGTGATATCTTCCTCTTTCTTGATCTTCTCTTCTACTTCTGTCTCCTTCTCAAGTCTCTCGTTTCTGTAAAACATTAGTTAGTCTTGAAAAGTTGAGAGAAATGGTTCACTAATAGAAACTTTGAgcttaggagagagagagagagattgcaAGTGTTAATTAATTCTTGATCCAAAGATTACAAATGATTGGAATATGAAAAAGGAACGCTAGTTGATGATGAGCATGAAAGTAAGATAGATATTATGTGTTTAATTTATTACCTTTTTGTGAGGTTTTCTATTTGCTTTGAGGTGTTTGAGAAGAaaagatgagagagagaaagtagaatGGAAACTTTCTCGTCAAAAGCTTCTTTTATGGCTGAACAGAAAAACAAAGAGGGTCCAATCTTTTCTCTTACAGAgatacatatatacaaatatataaatatgtgggcgtctatatatagtttagacaggaaataataaataagtagtaattttattgtataatattaaatcattattttatttttggtgaccaatattaattattattgtcaccctttctctctctacttgtATGTGAAGAAACCTTTGTGATTCATCAGTCTCTCCTTTTCACCACCTTTCTCTATCTATTTCCACAGTAATTAAAAACAAAGTTCACTTGCTTAacttcaaaaaacaaaatactatatttttaaagatatatCACACGAAGATCTTGTCCTTCACAGACTTTCTCTCCCGGCTATATTTTTGTATTGTGTGTGTATAGCTACTTTTTCTGACTAATACTTGGGTTTGAAAAATTTGTACAACAAAACTTGAAAACTATTTACTTGACCAACTTTATAGCTGTCAAGGGTCAAAGCCTAGTAAATTGCGGTGGTTGATCAGGAAGCCGATCTCTGTACATCCCATACATGTCGAAACTATATAAATAAGTCAAATAAGTGAAGACATAAATTATAAGAGCTAAAGGAGCTTTATCCTTGTTAAAgaaaagagatttattcaacgtaGACGATAATGAGAAACTGGATACAAGATTAATTGGACGGAACATAAAATCTAACTGAGGTAGTTTTGTAATGAAAAATATTCAGGTAGAAAAAAACggattgataaaaaattaaatgatgatttgtattttagtaaataaaattaaaataaaagagcaGAAAAAGAGGAGGAACCCACTAGAATCACTGACTCCTACTCCACAATCTCTCCCTCTTTGTAACCGCCTGTTTGTGTTTATTGGCTCCTTTTCGTCAAGTCTCTTTTTGGGCTTATTCAAGCACATAGGTTtttataatctatcatcttttCTATCGTTCATGTTCACGTAGATGCATTTATATACATAACTACGTTTTGTATATGTGAAAGGAGTACAGTACATTTGTAAAAAACGTTTCTTTTTAATATCCTGGCAGCATGTTTCATGAAGTTCTCATTTCAAAGTAGTTTGTAAGTGGTTCTAACCCTCCCCACTCTccaccccaaaaaaaaaacaaaaaacttatcGCATATTATCAAGAATCTTTGAATGGGCATGAAAAGTACAACATACTTTGTCAAAAATAATAGCATCTTTATGTTTTGAATATGATTTATGGATATATAATTTTAGTCTAGTAGCTACTCTGCTTCTCTAAATGATTAGATGAATACAACGCCCCCAGCTAGATTATCTAGGTTATTTTATTCGGATGATCTAATGATGTTGTTACGTGATTATAATACAAGATGAGAGATCATATAATGTTAAACTTTGCATCTATTTAGTAATAACAAGTACAttttaaacatgtttttgcACATGAGAAGACAATGTAATATTGTGTCATAAGGAATGTTTGTTGACATGTTTATCTAAATAACAGAATCGAGTTAGTTTTTGTATCGAAATCGTAGCTCTTTTTGTTAAATGACCTTTGCGATATGGAGGGGGATAACCATAGcatgaatataattatatgactACGTGTATAGTCTtcttattttgatatatatatatatatagcagaGAGTGATATTATATACGTGACCATTTCCTCAAAGCGTAGTTCTTACTTTCTTTTCAACATATAGTTTTGTAAACTTCAATATCGAACAGCTTCCTCTAATCGGTTAACCTACCTTATTTAAGTTGAATAAACTATTTCGCTTCTACCAGTTCAACCAAATTATACACATTATATTATAATGACAATTATGTAGACGACCAATAAGATAACACTAATCGGCCATCTTGCATTAATCGTAAATAAACATATGAAAATATCGACAATTATAAACAGCTCAATTATCAAGTGTTATTTTAATTGGATTTGTTTAGTATTATCCTTAATTTTGTTGATGGGTCAACATCAACTCCCCCCGTCTGTCATCACCTAAATCTCAATGCCACATTTCAGATTCCTTTCCTCTATTAGAAATGGTTACATGTGATTCGTAAACAGCAGTCAATGAGCTTTCGCAAATATAAACCTGTCATTGCTTTCTTCTTTAATGTGTGTCATAATGTAATCCCTCAACGAAGTTTAGATTTAGATTACATAAAGTCAACATTAGTTTGTCTATTGAGATAGTGTTTAGATTATCAAACTCATCAGCCCAATATCACAATCTCGTCTAGATAATGCATATTGTTGAATTTTTTGCGTATACATTTGGTGGTtgacgacaatatttttttccgACGGGATATAATTTAGTCTACTAATTCGAATATGAAGTTCTCCCATTCAATAGTATACATACTTGGAAATCAttagtataataaaatatgacatgTTTCTATATTTTGAGACTTTAATATAAACTCCATAGAAAAAAGTGTTTACGAAGGTAGCAAACATTTCTAACTCGATAACAGCGCAATCAAACCTGACCCAGTAAACTAGTGTTTAAGGCCTCTATTTCTTGTAGTTGATCTTCAGTTTCTTTTTCAAATACTGTTTGGCTACTTTTTGTTGGGTTTAGATGAGGCTCAATATTATGTAGAGTAGGGCCTAAGTGCTTTTTGTATTTGATCTTCAAATTTTGATCCAAAAACTGTTGGGCTAACTTTTGTTTAATTTGGTTGAGGCCCAGCACTATTGCAGAGTTGGGCCCAGCTTTATACAAAggtacaaaaaagagaaaaagagctACAAAATCGATACAAAAATGGTAGAAAAATACATTGTGACGAGTGACGactgatgaattttttttttcttttttgctaaaAGCGACTGATGAAGTTGGTGGCAACGCTGTGTAAACCagtaagagtttttttttcctttttcccttttttcttctttacgTTTTCGTATCAAAATACACAGAGTTCTAACTTTTAACTATGTTAAACCAAGTAGTGGTCAAAAGAGAAATGATTATGGTCAGATTTCTCATTCATTTTGATTAATACGCGTTTAACTAAAAGAAATAGATATAGATCACCAAACACTTGGGGAACGTAAGACCCACTCTAATTGTTTTATCaccttttatttattgttttgagACAGATGCTATAAAGACTTAGGAAACAGAACACAACGTAGTGATTCCCACGTTACACCTTTCCTCCTAACCTGTTCCTTCATCACCACTCAATCTCCGCAACATAACTTTTGTAACGTGTTACCTCCCATCTTAAAAATCTTTTCTCAATCTTCAGCCGGCCATGACCATTTCTTAGTCCCAAACCTTCTTGCgaggagagatagagagagtgaGAAGGCACCGCAAGCCCCAACTTTGGTGGTTATTATCGGTGGGTCGTGTCGTCCTGGAGCTGTCTCGTTGTTTCCCCACGACGGCGGAGGAGGAAGTAAACGAGTGGAGAACCATGGACATTGGTGGTCCAACCGATGTTCAACACGTGGCTCACGTGACCTTTGATCGTTTCAACGGCTTCCTTGGCCTTCCGTCTGAGTTTGAGCCTGATGTCCCCAAGAAAGCTCCCAGTGCAAGGTTCTTGAGACTTCTCTCTTTTGTATTTCATACTCTCTCCGTTCCTAAAATATCCATGTTATAGTtcttttcacacttattaaaaaaacatttaaaattatatttttcaatacattgttttttcttaattaactattcccaataacttttaaccaataaaattttattaaacacaattgtattttttttaaaagtacaaattttcattaattaatgtcttgaaaatgtaaaaaatgtatctttttttaaacaattttttttttctaaaaaatggatctataaagaacagagggagtatgattttaatgaaaatagGGACTAAAAAAATAGGgacttaaaattttcatttagaaaaaaaaaagatgaatgtataaataaatttgtcattttaaaatattttatttaatgaatgaatagattttacattcattaaaaaaaaaaaatttcatgtcatgtttgttttgttgtgacaGTGCAACAGTGTTTGGAGTTTCAACAGAATCAATGCAGTTATCATATGATTCGAGAGGGAACTGTGTTCCTGTAATACTATTGCTACTGCAGAGCAGGCTATATGATCAAGGAGGGTTGAAGGTAGAAGGAATATTCAGGATAACAGGAGAGAACAGCGAGGAAGAGTATGTAAGGGAGCAGCTTAATAAAGGGATGATTCCTGATGGGATCGATGTTCATTGTCTAGCTGGACTTATaaaggtttcttcttcttattctttacCCTTAAAATCTAATTGGAACTTGAAGTTTATGGTGatgatgtgtgtgtgtgttcagGCTTGGTTCAGAGAGCTGCCTAGAGGAGTGCTAGATCCTCTGCCATCTGAGCAAGTACTGCAATGTGAATCAGACGAGGATTTCATCAAGGTTGTGAGGCTATTACCTCAGACAGAAGCTTCTCTTCTCAACTGGGCCATCAATCTCATGGCTGATGTTGTTCAGTTTGAGAATGTTAACAAGATGAACTCT
This genomic interval from Brassica napus cultivar Da-Ae chromosome A6, Da-Ae, whole genome shotgun sequence contains the following:
- the LOC106412233 gene encoding transcription factor TGA9 isoform X2, whose amino-acid sequence is MATNHNHSHHLSYSLLHGLSNNPPPPGFINQDGSSSFDFGELEEAIVLQGVKYRNDETKPRGGGGATTLEMFPSWPIRTHQTLPTEESSKSEGESTDSGSANFSSKAESQQPESPMSNKQNHQLMLQHQRNNNMANSASTSGLPSTSRTPGPPKSTEDKRKATTSGKLLDAKTLRRLAQNREAARKSRLRKKAYVQQLESSRIKLSQLEQELQRARSQGMFMGGCGPPGPNITSGAAMFDMEYERWLEEDNRHMSEIRTGLQAHLSDNDLRLIVDGYIAHFDEVLRLKAVAAKADVFHLIIGTWMSPAERCFIWMAGFRPSDLIKILVSQMDLLTEQQLMGIYSLQHSSQQAEEALSQGLEQLQQSLIDTLAASPVMDGMQQMAVALGKISNLEGFIRQADNLRQQTVHQLRRILTVRQAARCFLVIGEYYGRLRALSSLWLSRPRETLISDETSCQTTTDLQMVQSSRNHFSNF
- the LOC106412233 gene encoding transcription factor TGA9 isoform X1 translates to MATNHNHSHHLSYSLLHGLSNNPPPPGFINQDGSSSFDFGELEEAIVLQGVKYRNDETKPPLFAGGGGGATTLEMFPSWPIRTHQTLPTEESSKSEGESTDSGSANFSSKAESQQPESPMSNKQNHQLMLQHQRNNNMANSASTSGLPSTSRTPGPPKSTEDKRKATTSGKLLDAKTLRRLAQNREAARKSRLRKKAYVQQLESSRIKLSQLEQELQRARSQGMFMGGCGPPGPNITSGAAMFDMEYERWLEEDNRHMSEIRTGLQAHLSDNDLRLIVDGYIAHFDEVLRLKAVAAKADVFHLIIGTWMSPAERCFIWMAGFRPSDLIKILVSQMDLLTEQQLMGIYSLQHSSQQAEEALSQGLEQLQQSLIDTLAASPVMDGMQQMAVALGKISNLEGFIRQADNLRQQTVHQLRRILTVRQAARCFLVIGEYYGRLRALSSLWLSRPRETLISDETSCQTTTDLQMVQSSRNHFSNF
- the LOC106346342 gene encoding rho GTPase-activating protein 5-like, whose product is MDIGGPTDVQHVAHVTFDRFNGFLGLPSEFEPDVPKKAPSASATVFGVSTESMQLSYDSRGNCVPVILLLLQSRLYDQGGLKVEGIFRITGENSEEEYVREQLNKGMIPDGIDVHCLAGLIKAWFRELPRGVLDPLPSEQVLQCESDEDFIKVVRLLPQTEASLLNWAINLMADVVQFENVNKMNSRNLALVFAPNMSQMKDQLTALMYAVQVMKLLKCLTEKALREREVTSPPVDTRSSNEAEDGEKEVDNEEEDEEEEEGDGDGDGVYIIEEVDSEAEGGEKEVDKEEEEEEEEEEEEEQDGDGVYIIEEEALQITRVVADDHKSESMKSAYDGSITSDSKGVDGVVQPLICNPDHIGNK
- the LOC106412233 gene encoding transcription factor TGA9 isoform X3, with translation MSNKQNHQLMLQHQRNNNMANSASTSGLPSTSRTPGPPKSTEDKRKATTSGKLLDAKTLRRLAQNREAARKSRLRKKAYVQQLESSRIKLSQLEQELQRARSQGMFMGGCGPPGPNITSGAAMFDMEYERWLEEDNRHMSEIRTGLQAHLSDNDLRLIVDGYIAHFDEVLRLKAVAAKADVFHLIIGTWMSPAERCFIWMAGFRPSDLIKILVSQMDLLTEQQLMGIYSLQHSSQQAEEALSQGLEQLQQSLIDTLAASPVMDGMQQMAVALGKISNLEGFIRQADNLRQQTVHQLRRILTVRQAARCFLVIGEYYGRLRALSSLWLSRPRETLISDETSCQTTTDLQMVQSSRNHFSNF